DNA sequence from the Synechococcus sp. MU1617 genome:
GGAACTTCACCAGGGACCCGTCGGATTCATCCGCCTCGGCCACGAGCAGCTTTCCCTGGCCAGCGTGACCATTGCTGCCGAGGCTGGGAACGATGCCTCCAATTACAGCGGTTGGGTCTTGATCGGCCTCTAGCAGCAAGGTGGTGATCAAGGTGCTGGTGGTGGTCTTGCCGTGGCTGCCGGCGACTGCAATGGAAGGTTGTTGCTCGATTAGAGCCGCCAGAAGATCGGAGCGATGCCAGATCTCCAGCCCCCGCTGTCGGGCCCGCTGCAGTTCTGGATTGCTCTCGGGGATGGCTGTGCTGATCACCACCACCGGTGAACAAGCGTCTTTCGCTCCCGTGACAACGTCAATGCAGGTGGCGTCCTGCTGGCGGAAGACCTTCACTCCGAGGGTCTTCAGTTGTTGTGTTGTCGCATTGTCACGCGGGTCCGAGCCGCTGACCGGGTGACCGCGGTCAACGAGAATCCGAGCCAAAGCCGACATGCCAATTCCGCCGACACCGATGAAGTGGACTGGTGTCTGACGGTCGAGCAGGCGCGGCAACGGAGGGCTTCAGTCTGGGGAAAGATAAGTCAGTTGCCTCTGCTTGTCTGCCGTGCTGAGGGCCGGATCGAGCTGATTGATTCGGGGTGGAACAAGGTATTTCTGCTGATTTCTGTATGATCGGCGGCCAAAACCCCTGCGCGGCTTTGCCGCTTCTTCCATGACCCTGCGCGTTGCGATCAATGGATTCGGCCGGATCGGTCGCAATGTTTTGCGGGGATGGATCAGCCGGGGCGCTGACACCGGCCTGGAAATCGTGGGGATGAACTCCACCTCCGACCCCGCCACCAGCGCTCACCTGCTCACCTACGACTCCATCCTTGGGCGTCTGGATCCTTCCGTGGACATCAAGACCACGGACAGCTCGATGTTCGTCAACGGCAAGGAGATCAAGTTCTTCGCCGACCGCAACCCCCTCAACTGCCCTTGGAAGGAGTGGGGCGTTGACCTGGTGATCGAGTCCACCGGTGTGTTCAACACCGATGAGAAGGCCAGCATGCACATCCAGGCTGGTGCCAAGAAGGTGATCCTCACCGCTCCTGGCAAGGGTGACGGCGTCGGCACATTCGTGGTGGGCGTCAACGACGACCAGTACCGCCACGAAGACTGGGACATCCTCAGCAACGCCAGCTGCACCACCAACTGCCTGGCTCCGATCGTCAAAGTTCTGGACCAGAACTTTGGCCTCGACTGGGGTCTGATGACCACCATTCACAGCTACACCGGCGACCAGCGGATCCTGGACAACAGCCACCGCGATCTGCGCCGTGCCCGTGCCGCGGCTCTGAATATGGTTCCCACCACCACCGGTGCTGCCAAGGCTGTTGCTCTGGTTTACCCCGAGGTGAAGGGCAAACTCACCGGCTTCGCCATGCGCGTTCCCACCCCGAACGTCTCTGCTGTTGACCTGACCTTCGGCCCGTCCCGCGGCGCCAGCGTTGACGACATCAAGGCAGCGATCAAGTCGGCTTCCGAGAACGGCATGAAGGGGATCATCAAGTACAGCGACCTGCCCCTGGTGTCCACCGACTACGCCGGCACCAACGAGTCCACCATCTTCGACGCCGACCTCACCTACGCCATGGGTGACAAGGCTGTGAAGATCCTGGCCTGGTACGACAACGAGTGGGGCTACAGCCAGCGTGTTGTTGACCTTGCCGAGGTGGTGGCCAAGAACTGGAAGTGATCGTCAGCTGATCGCTCTTTTGATCCCTCCCGGCCTGGGGGGGATTTTTTTGGTCAGGCTCCGTCGCGTTGGGCTGCTCAGGGCTGGCCGAAGTGATCAAATCCGCTTGTGTCCACTGGCTTCTGGTTGTGGCCCCAGCGGATGACGCCCGCTTCAGCATTGATCTGGCCGATGCGCTGGCTTTCGGGGACGCATTCCTGCCAGACATCGGCCCAGGCTTCGGGAAGGCTCAGCACCAACTCAAAGTCCTCTCCTCCGGCGAGGCACCAATCCATCCATGGAGCTCCATCAGGCCAGCCTTCGGCCGTTGGAAGATGATCGTTTTGCAGCACCGCCCCACAGCCGCTGCTGCAGCAGAGGCCTGCGACGGCAGCGAGCAATCCGTCGCTGCTGTCGGTTCCCCCGGCTCGCCAGGGCAGATGCTTCGGTTTGCAGGCCAGCAGCTGCTGGACTTCTTTCAGCCGAGGCGTCGGTCGTTGGTGGCGTGCGATCGCTTGGTCCCGCAAGGTTGAGTGCAAATTGATGTCACGCGCGCTTGGCTCGTCCTGCAGCAGGGCGAGGCCCAGTCGGCTGAGCCCATGGGGCCCACTGGTGACCAGCACATCGCCAGGGCGGGCTGCATTGCGATGCAGACGCAGGGGGCCGAGACGGCCGAGCGCGGTGATCGAGAGCAGTCTCTGCTCTCCTCTGGAGCAGTCACCCCCCAGCAGAACGCCGCCGTACTGGCCCAAGGCGGCACTGATGCCTTGATACACCCCGTCCACCCAGTCCCAACTGGTGTGACCAGGGGCAACCAGGGCCACGGTGATCCCATCGATGTCGACAGCACCACTGGCGGCCAAGTCGGAGAGGTTGGCGGCAACAGCGCGCCAGCCCACATCCATGGACGTTGTGGTGGCATCGCTGAAATGAACGCCATCCACGAGAACGTCGGTGTTGATCAGCAGCGGCCTGGCGTCGGCGGCCAGGGCTGCGGTGTCGTCACTGAGCTGATTGGGCGGAGCGAAGCGAGCCAGCCGCCTGAGCAGCTCCGCTTCAGTTAGCTCCGCCAGGGTTGGGCTCATGCGTGGGCTTTGAGTTGTTCCGCTCCCTCGATCACCTTCACGGCGGTGATCCGGTCATCGACGCCCAGTTCCTCCAGAACATCGAATCCATCCACCACGTAGCCGAAGGCTGCATTGCGGCCATCCACGAGGTTCAGACCAGCCGGGGTGAGCTCCGCCTCGTACAGGAACATGAAGAACTGCGAGGATCCGTCGTCGAGGGCCTGGTCTGAATGGGCCCAGCCAAGGGTGCCCAGGGTTGCGAACGGAAGGGTTGGTGTGGCCATGAACAGGCCCACGTCTTCAAAGGTTTGGTTGTAGATCGTGTCGTCTTCTTCGGGCACGCGGATCTCTAGGGGGACGTGGCGCTCCTGCTTGGTCTTCGGATCCACGTAGCCGATCTCAGGCCCTTCAGGATCACCGCTCTGGAGCACGTAGAAGTCCTCGGCTCGGATGAAGGGCAGTCCGTCGTAGAAACCCTGGAGAGCGAGATCGACGAAGGCACCTGCGGTGAGTGGGGCGTTGAAGCCATCCACCACGGTGGTCAGTTCCCCCTGGGTGGTGCTCACGCTGAGGGTGGCTCTTCCCTGCAGCCGTGGCAGGGCATCGAATTCTGCGGGGATCTCCCGTTCAAAGCCGTCGGGCACCAGCAGGGCTTCCACATCACCGATGGAGCGCAGCGTCCGGCGTCGATCGGCGATGAAGCCTGGTTTGTCAGTGGCTTTGACCTTCTCCTTGAGGTCTTCAAGACCCTGACCCACGCTCTCAAACAGCGCTTCAGCCGTACCGCGCTTGGCTTCAGGGACCGCGTTCAGGATGGTGTCGCGGCGGGTGTTGAGCAGCGCTTCAGTGCGTGACACCGTCTTGCCGAGAGCTGTCCAACGTTTGGCCCGCAGATCGTCACTGGTGAGTTCCAGCCGATGCTGCAGTTCCCGGATGTCGTCCTGATCGAAGGGAAGCGCGTCCCGAAGAATCGCGGCAGGGTCCTTCACAGCATTGCCCTGGGGCAAGGAGGCCCAAGCAGGGGCGGCGATTGTGATCAGAGCAAAGCTGATCAGAGCAGCAAGGACGGCGTTCAAACGCTGATGAACCAAGGGGGAACCCCAGTGCTGACGGGACTTTGGCACAGCCGTATAGTCCGGTGAACCGTTCGGTGGGAATGATCTCCAGTAACGACTTCCGCACCGGCACCACGATTGAGATCGATGGGGCCGTTTGGCGCGTTGTCGAGTTCTTGCACGTCAAGCCCGGCAAGGGATCTGCCTTCGTGCGCACCAAGCTCAAGGCCGTGAAGTCCGGCAACGTGGTGGAGAAAACCTTCCGCGCTGGGGAAATGCTTCCCCAG
Encoded proteins:
- the gap gene encoding type I glyceraldehyde-3-phosphate dehydrogenase; this translates as MTLRVAINGFGRIGRNVLRGWISRGADTGLEIVGMNSTSDPATSAHLLTYDSILGRLDPSVDIKTTDSSMFVNGKEIKFFADRNPLNCPWKEWGVDLVIESTGVFNTDEKASMHIQAGAKKVILTAPGKGDGVGTFVVGVNDDQYRHEDWDILSNASCTTNCLAPIVKVLDQNFGLDWGLMTTIHSYTGDQRILDNSHRDLRRARAAALNMVPTTTGAAKAVALVYPEVKGKLTGFAMRVPTPNVSAVDLTFGPSRGASVDDIKAAIKSASENGMKGIIKYSDLPLVSTDYAGTNESTIFDADLTYAMGDKAVKILAWYDNEWGYSQRVVDLAEVVAKNWK
- the thiL gene encoding thiamine-phosphate kinase — translated: MSPTLAELTEAELLRRLARFAPPNQLSDDTAALAADARPLLINTDVLVDGVHFSDATTTSMDVGWRAVAANLSDLAASGAVDIDGITVALVAPGHTSWDWVDGVYQGISAALGQYGGVLLGGDCSRGEQRLLSITALGRLGPLRLHRNAARPGDVLVTSGPHGLSRLGLALLQDEPSARDINLHSTLRDQAIARHQRPTPRLKEVQQLLACKPKHLPWRAGGTDSSDGLLAAVAGLCCSSGCGAVLQNDHLPTAEGWPDGAPWMDWCLAGGEDFELVLSLPEAWADVWQECVPESQRIGQINAEAGVIRWGHNQKPVDTSGFDHFGQP
- a CDS encoding peptidylprolyl isomerase; this encodes MVHQRLNAVLAALISFALITIAAPAWASLPQGNAVKDPAAILRDALPFDQDDIRELQHRLELTSDDLRAKRWTALGKTVSRTEALLNTRRDTILNAVPEAKRGTAEALFESVGQGLEDLKEKVKATDKPGFIADRRRTLRSIGDVEALLVPDGFEREIPAEFDALPRLQGRATLSVSTTQGELTTVVDGFNAPLTAGAFVDLALQGFYDGLPFIRAEDFYVLQSGDPEGPEIGYVDPKTKQERHVPLEIRVPEEDDTIYNQTFEDVGLFMATPTLPFATLGTLGWAHSDQALDDGSSQFFMFLYEAELTPAGLNLVDGRNAAFGYVVDGFDVLEELGVDDRITAVKVIEGAEQLKAHA